The Actinomyces wuliandei genome contains the following window.
AGATCCCGGAGGGGCACGACGGCTGGCTGCTGGTGTCGGGAGACTGGGAGGAGGCAGGTCCCCTCTCTCAGCGGGACGAGATCGCCGCCTCCGTCAACGACTGGAACCGTGACAAGTTCTTCCCCACCGTCGGTGTGGTTGACAGTCCCACCGGTCCGCTGGTGCGCGCCACCTACCTGATGGACCTGGGATCCGGGGTGAGTGACAACCAGCTGCGTATCCACCTTGGTACCGCGCTGTCGGCCTGCACGCAGGCGCTGACCCAGGTGGGGCCGCTCCTTCCTGAGCTGTGAAGGACACGATGGGTCCTCGTGGAGTACGCGTCGTCGTAGCGGGTCCTACCGCCTCAGGAAAGTCCGTCCTCGCCCTGGACCTGGCTGACCGCCTGACCCGGGGAGGGCTCCCAGGCAGAGTCAGGCCCTGGGACGGGCCTGTCGGTGGCCGCTGTGGTCCTGGCGGGTCCGGCACGCCTGGCCGTACCTGCGACGCTGTCGGTCCTGGCCAGGTGGAGGTGGTCAGTGCCGACGCCTCCCAGCTCTACCGGGGGATGGACATCGGTACCGCGAAGCTCCCTGCTGACCAGCGCCGTGGCTACCCCCACCACCAGATCGACGTGCTCCACGTGACCCAGGAGGCCAGTGTCGCCGCCTACCAGCGTCACGCCCGTGGCGACATGGAGGCCATCGAGTCGCGCGGCAGCAGGCCGCTGGTGGTGGGTGGCTCCGGGCTTTACCTGCGCGCTCTCACCGACACTCTCGACTTTCCCGGGACTGACCCGCTGGTACGTGCCCGGCTGGAGGAGCGTGTCCAGGAGGAGGGGACAGCGCGCCTGCACGCCGAGCTGGAGGAGCGTGACCCACAGGCGGCTGCGCGTGTCAGCCCT
Protein-coding sequences here:
- the miaA gene encoding tRNA (adenosine(37)-N6)-dimethylallyltransferase MiaA → MGPRGVRVVVAGPTASGKSVLALDLADRLTRGGLPGRVRPWDGPVGGRCGPGGSGTPGRTCDAVGPGQVEVVSADASQLYRGMDIGTAKLPADQRRGYPHHQIDVLHVTQEASVAAYQRHARGDMEAIESRGSRPLVVGGSGLYLRALTDTLDFPGTDPLVRARLEERVQEEGTARLHAELEERDPQAAARVSPGDSRRIVRALEVLEVTGRPFSASLPRYEDVTPTVHLALRPQREALSTCITARAEAMFASGLVEETQTLVRQGLREGPTASRAIGYVQALSVLDGRCSVEEAVADTAQATRQLASRQLKWFRRDPRVHWLDVKLTPDGEPVQAQWQRVVDRALELVQEADSRLPPEQ